The Armatimonadota bacterium genome has a window encoding:
- a CDS encoding RsmB/NOP family class I SAM-dependent RNA methyltransferase, translated as MLWERYRPIIDNWEAFWAAAGRPQPRTIRVQTTRITPAALAARLEARGFRLHPVEGLPAVLRVDSEPCPISKTVEHWLGLFYIQEAVMALPALAVARDRPALVADLCAAPGGKTTHLADLLPEATVAAVDLSEARVRALVANVQRLGCLNVLMAQADARRMPPEAVCDAALVDAPCTAEGNLRDDPRVHRDPGRAARMRLASLQAALLRRALAVVRPGGLVVYATCTFAPEENEAVVDRILREVPDLEVESLDLPVPHASGVTAFGDAVFDARLRHAVRVYPHHLDSGGLFVVALRKGKDSGAPPAPPPRVFPGTPLDPQEAQRRVERAVAALCDQFQVDPAVLADQEFLVASRTIWMHRCRAWPAALARPRWPGRLVGCGLRAFAAWGRDGYRPTSWLAQHLGDRIRSRRLALDPAGWIRLLAGQGMRVDASDGLVALALDDAVLGVGHVRGGRLTHLLAADRAAQLREALELTARG; from the coding sequence ATGCTCTGGGAGCGCTACCGACCGATCATCGACAACTGGGAGGCGTTCTGGGCCGCCGCGGGCCGGCCTCAGCCGCGCACCATCCGGGTGCAGACCACCCGCATCACTCCGGCGGCGCTGGCGGCGCGCCTGGAAGCCCGCGGATTCCGCCTGCACCCGGTGGAGGGGCTGCCCGCCGTCCTGCGGGTCGACAGCGAGCCCTGTCCCATCTCCAAGACCGTCGAGCACTGGCTGGGCCTGTTCTACATCCAGGAAGCGGTGATGGCGCTGCCGGCGCTGGCGGTGGCCCGCGACCGGCCGGCCCTGGTCGCCGACCTGTGCGCGGCGCCCGGCGGCAAGACCACCCATCTGGCCGACCTGCTGCCGGAGGCCACCGTGGCGGCGGTCGACCTCAGCGAGGCGCGGGTGCGGGCGCTGGTGGCCAACGTGCAGCGCCTGGGCTGCCTCAACGTCCTGATGGCGCAGGCCGATGCCCGCCGGATGCCGCCCGAGGCGGTCTGCGACGCGGCCCTGGTGGACGCGCCGTGCACCGCCGAAGGAAACCTGCGGGATGATCCGCGCGTCCACCGGGATCCCGGGCGGGCTGCGCGGATGCGGCTGGCCTCCCTCCAGGCGGCGCTGCTGCGCCGCGCCCTGGCCGTGGTGCGGCCGGGAGGCCTGGTGGTCTACGCCACCTGCACCTTCGCCCCGGAGGAAAACGAGGCGGTGGTGGACCGGATCCTGCGGGAGGTTCCGGACCTGGAGGTGGAATCCCTGGACCTGCCCGTGCCGCACGCCTCCGGCGTGACAGCCTTCGGGGATGCGGTGTTCGACGCCCGGCTGCGGCACGCGGTGCGGGTGTACCCGCATCACCTGGATTCGGGCGGGCTGTTCGTGGTGGCCCTCCGGAAGGGGAAGGACAGCGGCGCGCCGCCCGCCCCGCCGCCCCGGGTGTTTCCGGGGACCCCGCTGGATCCCCAGGAGGCGCAGCGCCGCGTCGAGCGGGCGGTGGCGGCCCTCTGCGACCAGTTCCAGGTGGACCCCGCGGTCCTGGCGGACCAGGAATTCCTGGTCGCGTCGCGTACCATCTGGATGCACCGCTGCCGGGCGTGGCCGGCGGCGCTGGCCCGGCCCCGGTGGCCCGGCAGGCTGGTCGGGTGCGGCCTGCGGGCCTTTGCCGCCTGGGGGCGGGACGGATACCGTCCCACCAGCTGGCTGGCCCAGCATCTGGGCGACCGGATCCGATCCCGAAGGCTGGCGCTCGACCCAGCCGGATGGATCCGTCTGCTCGCCGGCCAGGGGATGCGGGTCGACGCCTCGGACGGGCTTGTCGCCCTCGCCCTGGACGACGCGGTCCTCGGTGTGGGCCACGTCCGGGGTGGGCGCCTCACCCACCTGCTGGCCGCCGAC